The segment CTAGTTGGTGCCATTATGCTTTCAAATAATATTCGTGATTTAGACGGCGATAAAGAAAACGGAAGAAAAACAGTCGCTATTTTAATCGGACGAAAGAATGCTGTCTTTTTACTTGCTACTATGTTTACCTTTTCATTTGCTTGGATTGCTGGTTTAGCTATCATGAACATCTCGTCTTACTGGCTACTGCTTGTCATTCTTAGTGCTCCTAAAGCTTATAAAGCAGTAACAGGTTTTCGAGGAAAAACAAAACCAATCGAAATGATGCCAGCTATGAAAGCTACTGCTCAAACAAATACCATTTTTGGTTTTTTATTAACAATCGGAATTGTGGTTTCCACTTTCATATAAGGAAAAAAGCTCTCGGAGTCCGAGGGCTTTTTTATTTGCAAAACGTTCTCAAATGGAATCGTATATTCCGTACTTTTCTTCAAATACTATCTCATATCCCATATAAATGAGGTGTTAGTAAATGAAAAATGATCAGCAATACGGTAAAAATATAGCTGGTAAACAATTTGATACCGAAGATTATAATAAACAAGATGAAACCTCGGCTGGCCTTGCTGTCACTCATGAACAAGCAAGTGATGACTATTTCGAAGGTACGATTGATGGAACAATGGAAAATGTAGCTGGCGAAGACATTCCTCTACAAAAAAGACGGAAGCAAAAGAAGTAAGGATGGAGTGAGAAGTTTGGTCAATCAAGACTTTGAGAAATTTAGAGAAATTCAATCCAAACATAGACCTCCTTATTTAGGAGGAGACCAAAATCAACAAGAAAGAAATAAGGATTTTTCATATAATAAAAAAGGCAAAACAGATTCAGTCGGTGTTACAGAACAAGAATAAGTTTAAAAGGTGTCCCTTTGTGGACATCTTTTTTTATAAATAAATATCTTTTTCATAGCTAACCTTTCCCTTGAATAAGGTGTTAGAAGGAACATAAGGAGGGGGAAACTATGAAGTCTTTTGAAGAAAGTGCTATATTTGAACATGCCTTTTGGCTGCAAGTATTAGGAGATCATGCTAGGTTTATTCTCGATTCATTACCAACAAAGCAAAAAGAAGACGTAGAACTCGCTACATATTTCAGGCAACAATATGACCAATTGTTAGGTGCTATTCGCAGTCAACCTGATGTAAATATTAACGAAGTAACCACTTATGCTGAGCAAATTACACACAAGTTTCGTGATTTTAAGTTATCCATAATAAGACGTCATGTGTCTGGGAACATTACAATCCATTTACCACCGACATTTATCAATCATATGGTTAATGAGTTGGAAGAGTATTTAAATGTCATCCATTATTTGAAGCAACAGCAAGCGCCACCAATCTTTCATGAGCTCCACCATCATTTAATTTGGTTATTAGATGCAGCCGGTCATGCAGGAGCAATCTCAGATAATCTCGATGCAGTGGAAAAAAGATTAAAAGCAAAAAGCGATACTTTTACTAAACACTTTGAACAGTTCTATCTAAAAGCCGTTGAGCTAACAGGATACTTGAGAGCAAACATCGATTCTTTTCCTGCCCTAAACAGAATGAATCGTGAAGTAAAATTAGAAATTGAGTTGTTTCGAACGTTTCTTCATGAAATAGAAGAACTCGAGTTAACCGAAGAAATGCTGGGAACTTTTTCAGGATTGATGGCAGATCATATGGCCAGAGAAGAATGCTATTACTTAATGAAGGTTGCTGAATCCACAGGGCAAAATGATCCACAATGTGACCCAACGAAGCCTAGGAGTAAGGATAGTATGTAGTGAGGTTAGTATTTAGTGGGGATAGAGCGACCAACAGGGGCCTATCTTCCTGAGAGTCCTGGAGTAGAAACAGAAATGGTGAAGTGTCGTCTGTCTCGTTAGCATTCCGTCGAGTGTTCATTCGGGACAGAAGGAGTGCTACCTGTCCCATTTTCATGTGGTAGGGAGTTCAAACAGGACAGGAGTCAATCTAGTTCACTTAAAAGCCGGCATTTTCAATAAAATAACTGATTTTGAATCCGCTTGATTTTCATAAAACCATATTAGTCGGGTTAGTTTATGTGAACCACCATACAAAAATCACTATATCTAACATAACAACGAAAAAAGAAGCTACTCTAAGAGTAACTTCTTTTTCTTTTAGTATGACCCGTACGGGATTCGAACCCGTGTTACCGCCGTGAAAGGGCGGTGTCTTAACCACTTGACCAACGGGCCAATTCTGGCGGAGAAGGAGGGATTTGAACCCTCGCGCCGGTTACCCGACCTACACCCTTAGCAGGGGCGCCTCTTCAGCCACTTGAGTACTTCTCCATATGGCTCCACAGGCAGGACTCGAACCTGCGACCGATCGGTTAACAGCCGATAGCTCTACCACTGAGCTACTGTGGAATAACAATTTAATTATATCACATTTCCAAAGAAAATGGTGGGCCTAAGTGGACTTGAACCACCGACCTCACGCTTATCAGGCGTGCGCTCTAACCAGCTGAGCTATAGGCCCATTTAATGGAGCGGGTGATGGGAATCGAACCCACGACATCAGCTTGGAAGGCTGAGGTTTTACCATTAAACTACACCCGCATCAATGGGGCGACTGATGGGAATCGAACCCACGAATGTCGGAACCACAATCCGATGCGTTAACCACTTCGCCACAATCGCCACAATAAATGGTGGCTCAGGACGGAATCGAACCGCCGACACAAGGATTTTCAGTCCTTTGCTCTACCGACTGAGCTACTGAGCCAAATTGATTTTATTAAGTTTTATAAATGGCGGTCCGGACGGGACTCGAACCCGCGACCTCCTGCGTGACAGGCAGGCATTCTAACCAACTGAACTACCGGACCAAAAACATTTTGCTTCTCACACCTCTCCTCCGGAGACGTTGCTCGGCGCAAATCTACACCGAAGTCTATTCAAAGAGGTTTACGATTGGTTGCGGGGGCAGGATTTGAACCTGCGACCTTCGGGTTATGAGCCCGACGAGCTACCAGACTGCTCCACCCCGCGGTAATAAATAATATCCTTATTTAGTTCCTGAATAAATCTTTTATAGCAATGACTGTCCCGATTTCAGAAAGCCTATTCATGATGTGGCTCAATCGGTACAACTCGAAGCTTACTCGTGAAGTGTCGCTCGTTGCTCCACCCCGCGGTAATAGAAAATGACTTATTTAGAAAAATAATAATGGCGGAGGAAGAGGGATTCGAACCCCCGCGCGGTTTGACCCGCCTGTCGGTTTTCAAGACCGATCCCTTCAGCCAGACTTGGGTATTCCTCCGTATATATGGTGGACCTTGTAGGACTCGAACCTACGACCGGACGGTTATGAGCCGTCTGCTCTAACCAACTGAGCTAAAGGTCCATGGTGGCGGCGGAGGGGATCGAACCCCCGACCTCACGGGTATGAACCGTACGCTCTAGCCAGCTGAGCTACGCCGCCATTTTAAGAACTATAAGATTGGTGGAGCCTAGCGGGATCGAACCGCTGACCTCCTGCGTGCAAAGCAGGCGCTCTCCCAGCTGAGCTAAGGCCCCAAAACTTTTATAAAATGGTCGGGAAGACAGGATTCGAACCTGCGACCCCTTGGTCCCAAACCAAGTGCTCTACCAAGCTGAGCTACTTCCCGTAAGCTAACTACAATATTGGTTTTAATGGCGCGCCCGACAGGAGTCGAACCCATAACCTTCTGATCCGTAGTCAGACGCTCTATCCAATTGAGCTACGGGCGCTAAAAATAAATGGTGCCGAGGGAGGGACTTGA is part of the Bacillus carboniphilus genome and harbors:
- a CDS encoding YozQ family protein translates to MKNDQQYGKNIAGKQFDTEDYNKQDETSAGLAVTHEQASDDYFEGTIDGTMENVAGEDIPLQKRRKQKK
- a CDS encoding DUF2935 domain-containing protein; protein product: MKSFEESAIFEHAFWLQVLGDHARFILDSLPTKQKEDVELATYFRQQYDQLLGAIRSQPDVNINEVTTYAEQITHKFRDFKLSIIRRHVSGNITIHLPPTFINHMVNELEEYLNVIHYLKQQQAPPIFHELHHHLIWLLDAAGHAGAISDNLDAVEKRLKAKSDTFTKHFEQFYLKAVELTGYLRANIDSFPALNRMNREVKLEIELFRTFLHEIEELELTEEMLGTFSGLMADHMAREECYYLMKVAESTGQNDPQCDPTKPRSKDSM